From a region of the Rouxiella sp. S1S-2 genome:
- the galU gene encoding UTP--glucose-1-phosphate uridylyltransferase GalU gives MLKAVIPVAGLGTRMLPATKAIPKEMLPIVDKPLIQYIVNECAAAGIKEIILVTHSSKNAIENHFDTSFELESMLESRVKRQLLEEIQSICPKGVTIMNVRQGQSKGLGHAVLCARPLIGDAPFAVLLPDVLMDEVSCDLRKDNLAAMLKRFDETGNSQVMVEEVPEEDVSKYGVVDCNGVEGEQGKSTPMKAIVEKPERKDAPSNLAVVGRYVFNKDIWPLLEITPYGAGNEIQLTDAIALLMKKETVEAFTMTGRSHDCGDKLGYMKAFVEYGLRHKATGEQFKAWLKTLSI, from the coding sequence ATGTTAAAAGCTGTTATCCCAGTTGCCGGACTTGGCACACGTATGTTGCCAGCAACAAAGGCTATTCCAAAAGAAATGTTGCCTATTGTTGATAAGCCACTGATTCAGTACATCGTTAACGAATGTGCTGCCGCCGGCATTAAAGAAATCATCCTGGTGACTCACTCGTCTAAAAATGCGATTGAAAACCATTTCGACACATCTTTTGAACTTGAAAGCATGCTTGAATCACGCGTTAAGCGTCAGCTGCTGGAAGAGATTCAGTCTATCTGCCCGAAAGGCGTGACTATCATGAACGTGCGTCAGGGCCAGTCTAAAGGTCTGGGTCATGCCGTTCTGTGCGCGCGCCCTCTGATTGGCGATGCACCTTTTGCCGTACTCCTTCCAGACGTTCTGATGGATGAAGTCTCCTGCGACCTTCGCAAAGACAATCTGGCAGCGATGTTGAAGCGTTTCGACGAAACGGGCAATAGCCAGGTTATGGTTGAAGAAGTACCAGAAGAAGACGTTTCCAAGTACGGCGTGGTTGACTGCAATGGCGTTGAAGGCGAACAAGGTAAAAGTACGCCAATGAAAGCCATCGTTGAGAAGCCAGAGCGTAAAGATGCGCCATCTAATCTGGCGGTAGTAGGGCGTTATGTCTTCAACAAAGACATCTGGCCTCTGCTGGAAATCACCCCTTACGGTGCCGGTAACGAAATTCAGCTGACAGACGCTATTGCGCTGTTGATGAAAAAAGAGACGGTTGAAGCCTTCACCATGACCGGTCGTTCACACGACTGTGGTGACAAGCTGGGCTACATGAAAGCCTTCGTTGAATATGGCCTGCGCCATAAAGCAACGGGCGAACAGTTCAAAGCCTGGTTGAAAACTCTGAGTATCTAA
- a CDS encoding TerC family protein → MEWVADPSIWVGLATLVILEIVLGIDNLIFIAILADKLPRQQRERARVTGLLLALVMRLLLLASISWLSTLTRPLITVFSHAFSARDLIMLAGGIFLLFKATTELNERLEGKDEENAQQGSRAKFWPVVAQIVVLDAVFSLDSVITAVGMVEHLPVMMAAVCIAIALMLLASRPLTRFVNDHPTIVILCLSFLLMIGFSLVAEGFGYYIPKGYLYAAIGFSVMIEMLNQLAQFNRRRFLSSSRSLRERTAETVLRVLRGKHEEAELDSHSSSMIADIDREEHAIFNQQERHMIERVLGLAQRSVSSVMTSRHDVDNLELNDPPELLTQQIANNQHTRILVTEDSSTDAPLGVVHVVDLLKQQLLHNALDLKAIIKQPLIFPEQLSLLAALEQFRQAKTHFAFVVDEFGSVEGVVTLTDVMETIAGSLPESSATLDARHDIVQLEDGSWIANGYMPLDDLVMYLPLPIEEKREYHTLAGLLMEYAQNIPQEGTQLHIDNYLFEPLEVSSHRILKVKITPLKPVEVDYEV, encoded by the coding sequence ATGGAATGGGTAGCCGATCCGTCGATTTGGGTAGGGCTGGCAACCCTGGTGATCCTCGAGATTGTTTTGGGAATCGACAATCTGATCTTTATCGCTATTCTGGCCGATAAACTCCCCAGACAACAGCGCGAACGTGCACGCGTTACCGGCCTTTTGTTGGCCTTGGTTATGCGCTTGCTGCTGCTGGCGTCTATTTCCTGGCTCTCTACCCTCACCCGACCGCTGATCACTGTTTTCTCACACGCTTTCAGCGCCCGTGACCTTATTATGCTTGCCGGCGGCATATTCCTGCTGTTTAAAGCGACTACCGAACTTAATGAACGCTTGGAGGGCAAAGACGAGGAAAACGCCCAACAGGGCAGTCGCGCCAAATTCTGGCCAGTTGTGGCGCAAATTGTGGTGCTGGATGCGGTTTTCTCACTGGACTCGGTCATTACCGCTGTCGGCATGGTGGAACATCTTCCCGTGATGATGGCAGCGGTCTGTATTGCCATTGCACTGATGCTGCTGGCCAGCCGTCCACTAACGCGTTTTGTTAACGACCATCCGACTATCGTTATTCTGTGTCTGAGTTTCCTGCTGATGATTGGCTTTAGTCTGGTGGCAGAAGGCTTTGGCTATTATATCCCCAAAGGTTATCTCTACGCGGCGATTGGCTTCTCAGTAATGATCGAAATGCTTAACCAACTGGCGCAGTTTAACCGTCGACGTTTTCTCTCTTCCAGCCGGTCGCTGCGTGAACGTACCGCCGAGACGGTGTTACGCGTGCTGCGCGGCAAGCATGAAGAGGCAGAATTAGACTCGCACTCCTCGAGTATGATTGCCGACATCGACCGCGAAGAACACGCAATTTTTAACCAGCAGGAACGGCACATGATCGAACGAGTACTGGGATTGGCCCAGCGATCGGTCAGCAGCGTAATGACATCAAGACACGACGTCGACAATCTCGAGCTTAATGACCCTCCTGAGTTGTTGACCCAGCAAATTGCCAATAATCAGCACACGCGTATTCTGGTTACCGAAGACAGTTCAACCGACGCCCCACTCGGCGTGGTTCACGTGGTTGATTTACTGAAACAACAATTGCTGCATAACGCACTAGACCTGAAAGCCATTATCAAGCAGCCGCTTATTTTTCCCGAACAGCTGTCGTTGCTGGCGGCGCTTGAGCAGTTTAGACAGGCCAAGACCCATTTTGCCTTCGTGGTTGACGAATTTGGCTCGGTTGAAGGCGTAGTTACATTAACCGACGTAATGGAAACTATCGCCGGGAGCCTTCCCGAATCGTCGGCCACGTTGGATGCGCGTCACGATATTGTGCAGTTGGAAGACGGGAGCTGGATAGCCAACGGTTACATGCCGCTGGATGACCTGGTGATGTACCTGCCGCTGCCGATTGAAGAAAAGCGGGAATACCACACCCTTGCCGGTTTACTGATGGAGTATGCGCAAAATATTCCGCAGGAAGGGACGCAGTTACACATTGATAACTATCTGTTTGAACCTCTCGAGGTCAGCAGCCATCGAATTCTAAAAGTGAAGATAACACCGCTGAAACCGGTCGAAGTCGATTACGAAGTCTGA
- the asmA gene encoding outer membrane assembly protein AsmA produces MRRLVTTLVILLVVVIAGMTSLVFLINPNDFRDYMVNRVEQKSGYKLAIDGELRWHVWPQLSILAGQTSLTAPGAKEPVVSAENMRLDVRLLPLLSHQLSIKQVMLKSAVIRLTPDSEANEPDAPIAPATNSGNEGIVDTQSGWKFDIGRLSVADSLLIWQRAKSDQVNVRDINLQMDQNDHRQANIKLSSRINRDQRDLTLNVEATLNMQNYPRQYSADITNLTYKLSGADIPANGIAGQASLNASYQQSNNTVTLNKLAVSANDNQLTGSGQAVLSDLPDYQLNLQSDKMDLDAISGWQPNGSDSAQQKAQAVTSAPVIARDIDAQQDSLSVLTSFNALLSLKAVDMTYRGLKIHNLDLQAQNRVGHVELSALSGSMGNGTFSLPGSLDATGQRLMVNLSPDLKNIEISDLLRAYNLPQVMTGSFSMQGQMGGKGLSIEDFNTNWQGDAQMAMTNAHLKGLNIQQLVQQGISRSNNRVQGQQRYDYYSEFQQMQAQGALKNGVLNLNDLSADATMMGIKGSGKVNFPGKLADMNLLVRVTGGWQGDNALVSMLQKTDIPFRVYGPWDQLNYELKADQVLRQQLQQDARNAIQSWIDKNSDSKGIQDNKSLLRK; encoded by the coding sequence ATGAGAAGATTAGTGACGACGTTGGTTATTTTACTGGTGGTTGTTATTGCCGGTATGACCTCGCTGGTTTTTTTGATTAACCCGAATGACTTCCGTGATTACATGGTCAATCGTGTTGAGCAAAAAAGCGGTTATAAACTGGCAATTGATGGTGAACTTCGCTGGCACGTTTGGCCGCAGCTCAGTATTTTGGCCGGTCAAACCTCGCTTACTGCGCCAGGTGCGAAAGAGCCCGTTGTTAGCGCCGAGAACATGCGTCTTGACGTTCGTCTCCTGCCTTTGCTCTCACATCAGCTTTCGATTAAACAGGTTATGCTGAAAAGCGCTGTTATTCGTCTTACGCCTGACAGTGAAGCCAATGAGCCGGATGCGCCGATTGCGCCTGCGACCAATTCGGGCAACGAAGGCATTGTTGATACCCAAAGTGGTTGGAAGTTTGACATCGGCCGACTGAGCGTGGCCGACAGTCTGCTTATCTGGCAGCGGGCCAAAAGCGACCAGGTCAACGTGCGCGACATTAACCTGCAAATGGATCAGAACGACCATCGGCAGGCCAATATCAAACTCTCGAGCCGCATCAATCGTGACCAGCGAGATCTTACGCTGAACGTTGAGGCGACGCTCAATATGCAAAATTATCCCCGTCAGTACTCTGCCGACATCACTAACCTGACTTACAAACTCAGCGGTGCAGATATTCCAGCCAACGGCATTGCCGGTCAGGCTAGCCTCAATGCCAGCTATCAGCAAAGCAACAACACCGTCACGCTGAATAAACTTGCGGTATCCGCCAATGATAACCAGTTAACCGGCAGCGGTCAGGCCGTGCTGAGTGACTTACCCGACTACCAGTTAAATTTACAGTCCGATAAAATGGACCTGGACGCCATTTCCGGCTGGCAGCCCAACGGCAGCGATAGCGCTCAGCAAAAAGCGCAGGCGGTGACGTCGGCGCCGGTGATTGCACGAGACATCGACGCGCAGCAGGACAGCCTCTCCGTGCTGACCAGCTTTAATGCGCTACTCAGTCTCAAGGCCGTGGATATGACCTATCGCGGACTGAAAATTCATAATCTCGATCTGCAGGCGCAGAATCGTGTCGGGCATGTTGAGCTTTCTGCGCTCAGTGGCAGCATGGGTAACGGCACTTTCTCACTGCCGGGCTCGCTTGATGCTACAGGCCAGCGTCTGATGGTCAATCTGTCGCCGGACTTGAAAAATATCGAGATTAGCGACCTGTTGCGTGCCTACAATCTGCCCCAGGTGATGACCGGCAGCTTTAGCATGCAGGGCCAAATGGGGGGCAAAGGGCTTTCAATAGAAGATTTCAACACCAACTGGCAGGGCGATGCGCAAATGGCGATGACCAATGCCCACCTCAAAGGTTTGAACATTCAGCAGTTGGTGCAGCAGGGTATCAGCCGCAGTAACAATCGCGTACAAGGCCAGCAGCGCTACGATTACTACAGTGAATTCCAGCAAATGCAGGCGCAGGGCGCGCTGAAAAACGGTGTGCTAAATCTGAACGACCTCAGCGCTGATGCCACGATGATGGGTATTAAGGGCAGTGGGAAAGTTAATTTCCCAGGCAAACTGGCGGACATGAATCTGCTGGTGAGAGTCACCGGCGGCTGGCAGGGAGACAACGCGTTGGTCAGCATGCTGCAAAAAACGGATATTCCTTTCCGCGTATATGGTCCGTGGGATCAGCTTAACTATGAGCTGAAAGCCGATCAGGTTCTACGCCAGCAGCTGCAGCAAGACGCGCGTAACGCGATTCAGAGCTGGATAGACAAGAATTCAGACAGCAAAGGAATTCAGGACAATAAGTCACTGTTGAGGAAATAG
- the dcd gene encoding dCTP deaminase, which yields MRLCDRDIEAWMDNGKLSIEPRPPIERINGATVDVRLGNGFRVFNGHNAGFIDLSGPKDEVGAALDRVMSNEIVLREGEAFFLHPGELALAVTLESVTLPNDLVGWLDGRSSLARLGLMVHVTAHRIDPGWQGRIVLEFYNSGKLPLALRPGMLIGALSFEPLSGPAARPYNSRTDAKYRDQQSAVASRIDKD from the coding sequence ATGAGATTATGCGATCGTGATATTGAGGCCTGGATGGACAACGGTAAATTGTCTATTGAACCGCGTCCACCTATTGAGCGTATCAATGGTGCGACGGTTGACGTGCGTCTGGGAAACGGTTTTCGCGTATTCAATGGACATAATGCAGGCTTTATCGACTTAAGTGGCCCGAAAGATGAAGTCGGTGCCGCGCTCGACCGGGTGATGAGCAATGAAATTGTTCTACGCGAGGGTGAGGCCTTCTTCTTGCATCCCGGTGAACTGGCGCTGGCGGTTACACTTGAGTCCGTTACACTGCCTAATGACCTGGTTGGCTGGCTTGATGGCCGCTCTTCACTGGCGCGTCTTGGCCTGATGGTGCATGTTACTGCGCACCGCATTGACCCAGGCTGGCAGGGGCGTATTGTTTTAGAGTTCTATAATTCAGGTAAACTGCCCTTGGCGCTGCGCCCAGGCATGCTGATTGGTGCGTTAAGTTTTGAGCCACTTTCTGGCCCCGCTGCGCGTCCCTACAACAGTCGAACGGACGCCAAGTATCGGGACCAGCAGAGTGCGGTTGCCAGCCGCATTGATAAAGACTGA
- the udk gene encoding uridine kinase, which yields MSDKFHQCVIVGIAGASASGKSLIASTLYRELRDQVGDEHIGVIPEDCYYRDQSHLTMEERVKTNYDHPSAMDHNLLFQHLQAMKSGKAIELPSYSFIEHTRLSETVTLAPKKVIILEGILLLTDVRLRQEMNFSIFVDTPLDICLMRRMKRDVNERGRSMDSVMAQYQKTVRPMFLQFIEPSKQYADIIVPRGGKNRIAIDILKAKISQFFE from the coding sequence ATGTCTGACAAGTTCCATCAGTGTGTCATCGTGGGTATCGCTGGCGCATCTGCCTCTGGAAAAAGCCTTATTGCCAGTACCTTGTATCGCGAATTACGCGACCAGGTGGGTGACGAACATATCGGTGTTATCCCGGAAGATTGCTACTACCGCGATCAGAGCCATTTGACCATGGAAGAGCGGGTTAAAACCAACTACGACCATCCAAGCGCAATGGATCATAATCTGCTTTTCCAGCACCTGCAGGCCATGAAATCAGGAAAGGCCATCGAGCTGCCGAGCTACAGCTTTATTGAGCATACTCGCCTGAGTGAAACAGTGACGCTGGCGCCAAAGAAAGTGATCATCCTTGAAGGGATCCTGCTGTTGACCGACGTGCGTCTGCGTCAGGAAATGAACTTCTCGATTTTCGTCGATACGCCTTTGGACATCTGCCTGATGCGCCGTATGAAGCGTGACGTTAACGAACGTGGACGCTCGATGGATTCTGTGATGGCGCAGTACCAGAAAACGGTGCGCCCAATGTTCCTGCAGTTCATTGAACCTTCGAAGCAGTATGCTGATATCATCGTGCCTCGCGGCGGTAAAAACCGTATCGCTATCGATATTCTCAAGGCAAAAATTAGCCAGTTCTTTGAATGA
- the apbC gene encoding iron-sulfur cluster carrier protein ApbC, which translates to MKSQSPENATPAELHAAVNVVLATFTHPTLQKSLTAIKALHQCVLLDNVLHIELVLPFAWKSGFEQLKLLTTPELLRATGAKSVDWRLSHDIATLRRANDKPGIKGVRNILAISSGKGGVGKSTTAVNLALALAAEGAKVGLLDADIYGPSIPNMLGTEDERPTSPDGQHMSPILAHGLATNSIGYLVTDENAMVWRGPMASKALLQMLQDTLWPDLDYLILDMPPGTGDIQLTLAQSVPVTGALVVTTPQDIALLDAMKGIVMFEKVNVPVLGIVENMSMHICSQCGHHEAIFGTGGAQKLAEKYRCELLAQMPLHISLREDLDRGEPTVMANPDSEFTAIYRQLASKVASQLYWRGDAIPTEIAFRAL; encoded by the coding sequence GACCGCCATTAAAGCGCTTCATCAGTGTGTGCTGCTCGACAACGTGCTGCACATCGAGCTGGTGCTGCCTTTTGCCTGGAAGTCAGGTTTTGAACAACTCAAACTGTTAACCACGCCCGAACTGCTGCGAGCAACCGGCGCGAAAAGCGTTGACTGGCGTCTGTCTCACGATATTGCCACGCTGCGCCGTGCTAATGACAAGCCCGGCATCAAGGGCGTGCGAAATATTTTGGCCATCAGTTCAGGCAAGGGGGGGGTGGGCAAGTCGACGACTGCGGTTAATCTGGCGCTGGCGCTCGCCGCCGAGGGGGCAAAGGTGGGTCTGCTTGACGCCGATATTTATGGTCCGTCGATCCCCAATATGCTAGGCACTGAAGATGAGCGCCCGACGTCGCCGGACGGTCAGCATATGTCGCCGATTTTAGCGCACGGGCTGGCGACTAACTCCATCGGTTACCTTGTCACCGATGAAAATGCCATGGTGTGGCGTGGCCCTATGGCCAGCAAGGCGCTGTTGCAGATGCTTCAGGATACGCTTTGGCCCGATTTAGACTACCTGATTCTCGATATGCCGCCGGGAACCGGTGACATTCAGCTTACCCTGGCGCAAAGCGTGCCGGTGACCGGTGCGCTGGTGGTGACCACGCCGCAGGACATCGCGCTGCTCGATGCCATGAAGGGCATTGTGATGTTTGAAAAGGTTAATGTTCCGGTGTTAGGCATCGTCGAGAACATGAGCATGCACATTTGTAGCCAGTGCGGGCATCATGAGGCTATTTTCGGCACCGGTGGCGCGCAAAAGCTGGCCGAAAAGTACCGCTGTGAGTTGCTGGCGCAAATGCCGCTGCATATTTCACTGCGTGAAGACCTCGACCGCGGCGAACCTACGGTCATGGCTAACCCGGACAGCGAGTTTACGGCGATTTACCGTCAACTGGCGTCAAAAGTGGCGTCGCAGCTTTACTGGCGGGGTGACGCCATTCCGACCGAGATTGCTTTCCGCGCACTTTGA